The Prionailurus viverrinus isolate Anna unplaced genomic scaffold, UM_Priviv_1.0 scaffold_35, whole genome shotgun sequence genome window below encodes:
- the GNGT2 gene encoding guanine nucleotide-binding protein G(I)/G(S)/G(O) subunit gamma-T2, translating to MAQELSEKDLLKMNVEQLKKEVKNTRVPISKTGKEIKDFVEAEAGNDPLLKGVPEDKNPFKEKGGCVIS from the exons ATGGCCCAGGAGCTCAGCGAGAAGGACCTGTTGAAGATGAACGTTGAACAGCTCAAGAAGGAAGTGAAGAACACAAGAGTTCCG ATTTCCAAGACGGGAAAGGAAATCAAGGATTTTGTGGAGGCTGAAGCAGGAAATGACCCTCTTCTCAAAGGCGTCCCCGAGGACAAGAATCCCTTCAAGGAGAAAGGCGGTTGTGTGATAAGCTGA
- the ABI3 gene encoding ABI gene family member 3 isoform X3 gives MAELQQLRELEIPTGREALRGNHSALLRVADYCVDNYVQATDKRRALEETMAFTTQALASVAYQVGNLAGHTLRMLDLQAASLRQVEARVNTLGQMVSMHMEKVARREIGTLATVQRLPPGQKVIAPDSLPPLTPYYRRPLNFGCLDDIGHGIKDLSTQLSRTGTLSRKSIKAPATPASATLGRPPRIPEPVQLPVVPDGKLSTASSASSLASAGSAEGVGGVSATKGQAAPPPPPLPNPVAPPPPPATTEVFLPPPPLEEVSLPLLALRGCSHSDFTDAVGADRLSRLPQGHPAQWQSLTAAHCSVFVCLLSAYCILETRWGDRGGGRLEKDDLKWVDPGALLPNSEVFWGQWRGFPVHICRLSAFPSQHQSCPWTCPLLHPWTSMSWDCHICPHQASGQRSLAGSLLHTWRKW, from the exons ATGGCCGAGCTACAGCAACTGCGGGAACTTGAGATCCCCACGGGCCGGGAGGCCCTGCGGGGCAACCACAGCGCCCTGCTGCGTGTCGCCGATTACTGCGTGGACAACTACGTGCAG GCCACAGACAAGCGGAGGGCGCTGGAGGAGACCATGGCCTTCACCACCCAGGCTCTGGCCAGTGTGGCCTATCAAGTAGGCAACCTGGCCGGACACACTCTACGGATGCTGGACCTACAGGCGGCCTCCCTGCGGCAGGTCGAAGCCCGTGTGAACACGCTGGGCCAG ATGGTGAGTATGCATATGGAGAAGGTGGCCCGAAGGGAGATCGGCACGTTAGCCACCGTCCAGCGGCTGCCCCCTGGCCAGAAAGTCATCGCCCCGGacagcctccctcccctcacgCCCTACTACCGGAGACCTCTCAACTTTGGCTGCCTGGATGACATTGGCCATGGGATCAAG gaTCTGAGCACGCAGCTGTCGCGGACGGGGACCCTCTCTCGAAAGAGCATCAAGGCGCCTGCGACGCCCGCCTCCGCCACCCTGGG GAGGCCACCGCGGATCCCGGAGCCGGTGCAGCTCCCGGTGGTGCCCGACGGCAAGCTCTCCACCGCCTCGTCTGCCTCTTCCCTGGCCTCTGCAGG CAGCGCCGAAGGTGTGGGTGGGGTGTCCGCGACCAAGGGGCaggcagcacccccacccccacctctcccgAACCCCGTGGCTCCACCTCCTCCACCGGCCACCACCGAAGTCTTCCTGCCGCCCCCTCCGCTGGAGGAAGTGTCCCTGCCCCTGCTGG CCCTACGAGGGTGTTCACACTCTGACTTCACAGACGCAGTCGGGGCTGACAGGTTAAGTCGCTTGCCCCAGGGTCACCCAGCTCAGTGGCAGAGCCTGACGGCCGCACACTGCTCAGTATTTGTGTGTTTGCTGAGCGCCTACTGCATTCTAGAGACCAGGTGGGGGGACCGTGGTGGTGGAAGGCTGGAGAAAGATGACCTCAAATGGGTAGATCCTGGAGCCTTGCTTCCGAACAGTGAGGTTTTCTGGGGCCAGTGGAGGGGGTTCCCGGTGCATATTTGcaggctctctgctttccccTCCCAGCACCAGAGCTGCCCCTggacctgccccctcctccacccctggaCGTCCATGAGCTGGGACTGCCACATCTGCCCCCACCAGGCTTCGGGCCAGAGGAGCCTAGCTGGGTCCCTGCTGCATACCTGGAGAAAG TGGTGA
- the ABI3 gene encoding ABI gene family member 3 isoform X1 translates to MAELQQLRELEIPTGREALRGNHSALLRVADYCVDNYVQVPPLSRSLRDAPGQATRLLPGSRSHPQAQSLVHMQMLSSFAGCLQATDKRRALEETMAFTTQALASVAYQVGNLAGHTLRMLDLQAASLRQVEARVNTLGQMVSMHMEKVARREIGTLATVQRLPPGQKVIAPDSLPPLTPYYRRPLNFGCLDDIGHGIKDLSTQLSRTGTLSRKSIKAPATPASATLGRPPRIPEPVQLPVVPDGKLSTASSASSLASAGSAEGVGGVSATKGQAAPPPPPLPNPVAPPPPPATTEVFLPPPPLEEVSLPLLALRGCSHSDFTDAVGADRLSRLPQGHPAQWQSLTAAHCSVFVCLLSAYCILETRWGDRGGGRLEKDDLKWVDPGALLPNSEVFWGQWRGFPVHICRLSAFPSQHQSCPWTCPLLHPWTSMSWDCHICPHQASGQRSLAGSLLHTWRKW, encoded by the exons ATGGCCGAGCTACAGCAACTGCGGGAACTTGAGATCCCCACGGGCCGGGAGGCCCTGCGGGGCAACCACAGCGCCCTGCTGCGTGTCGCCGATTACTGCGTGGACAACTACGTGCAG gttCCTCCTCTCTCCCGGAGCCTCAGAGACGCCCCGGGACAGGCCACTCGTCTCCTTCCTGGGTCCCGCTCGCACCCACAGGCCCAAAGCCTCGTCCACATGCAAATGCTGTCATCGTTCGCAGGCTGTCTCCAG GCCACAGACAAGCGGAGGGCGCTGGAGGAGACCATGGCCTTCACCACCCAGGCTCTGGCCAGTGTGGCCTATCAAGTAGGCAACCTGGCCGGACACACTCTACGGATGCTGGACCTACAGGCGGCCTCCCTGCGGCAGGTCGAAGCCCGTGTGAACACGCTGGGCCAG ATGGTGAGTATGCATATGGAGAAGGTGGCCCGAAGGGAGATCGGCACGTTAGCCACCGTCCAGCGGCTGCCCCCTGGCCAGAAAGTCATCGCCCCGGacagcctccctcccctcacgCCCTACTACCGGAGACCTCTCAACTTTGGCTGCCTGGATGACATTGGCCATGGGATCAAG gaTCTGAGCACGCAGCTGTCGCGGACGGGGACCCTCTCTCGAAAGAGCATCAAGGCGCCTGCGACGCCCGCCTCCGCCACCCTGGG GAGGCCACCGCGGATCCCGGAGCCGGTGCAGCTCCCGGTGGTGCCCGACGGCAAGCTCTCCACCGCCTCGTCTGCCTCTTCCCTGGCCTCTGCAGG CAGCGCCGAAGGTGTGGGTGGGGTGTCCGCGACCAAGGGGCaggcagcacccccacccccacctctcccgAACCCCGTGGCTCCACCTCCTCCACCGGCCACCACCGAAGTCTTCCTGCCGCCCCCTCCGCTGGAGGAAGTGTCCCTGCCCCTGCTGG CCCTACGAGGGTGTTCACACTCTGACTTCACAGACGCAGTCGGGGCTGACAGGTTAAGTCGCTTGCCCCAGGGTCACCCAGCTCAGTGGCAGAGCCTGACGGCCGCACACTGCTCAGTATTTGTGTGTTTGCTGAGCGCCTACTGCATTCTAGAGACCAGGTGGGGGGACCGTGGTGGTGGAAGGCTGGAGAAAGATGACCTCAAATGGGTAGATCCTGGAGCCTTGCTTCCGAACAGTGAGGTTTTCTGGGGCCAGTGGAGGGGGTTCCCGGTGCATATTTGcaggctctctgctttccccTCCCAGCACCAGAGCTGCCCCTggacctgccccctcctccacccctggaCGTCCATGAGCTGGGACTGCCACATCTGCCCCCACCAGGCTTCGGGCCAGAGGAGCCTAGCTGGGTCCCTGCTGCATACCTGGAGAAAG TGGTGA
- the ABI3 gene encoding ABI gene family member 3 isoform X4, giving the protein MAELQQLRELEIPTGREALRGNHSALLRVADYCVDNYVQVPPLSRSLRDAPGQATRLLPGSRSHPQAQSLVHMQMLSSFAGCLQATDKRRALEETMAFTTQALASVAYQVGNLAGHTLRMLDLQAASLRQVEARVNTLGQMVSMHMEKVARREIGTLATVQRLPPGQKVIAPDSLPPLTPYYRRPLNFGCLDDIGHGIKDLSTQLSRTGTLSRKSIKAPATPASATLGRPPRIPEPVQLPVVPDGKLSTASSASSLASAGSAEGVGGVSATKGQAAPPPPPLPNPVAPPPPPATTEVFLPPPPLEEVSLPLLAPELPLDLPPPPPLDVHELGLPHLPPPGFGPEEPSWVPAAYLEKVVTLYPYTRQKDNELSFPKGTVICITRRYSDGWCEGVSSEGTGFFPGNYVEPSC; this is encoded by the exons ATGGCCGAGCTACAGCAACTGCGGGAACTTGAGATCCCCACGGGCCGGGAGGCCCTGCGGGGCAACCACAGCGCCCTGCTGCGTGTCGCCGATTACTGCGTGGACAACTACGTGCAG gttCCTCCTCTCTCCCGGAGCCTCAGAGACGCCCCGGGACAGGCCACTCGTCTCCTTCCTGGGTCCCGCTCGCACCCACAGGCCCAAAGCCTCGTCCACATGCAAATGCTGTCATCGTTCGCAGGCTGTCTCCAG GCCACAGACAAGCGGAGGGCGCTGGAGGAGACCATGGCCTTCACCACCCAGGCTCTGGCCAGTGTGGCCTATCAAGTAGGCAACCTGGCCGGACACACTCTACGGATGCTGGACCTACAGGCGGCCTCCCTGCGGCAGGTCGAAGCCCGTGTGAACACGCTGGGCCAG ATGGTGAGTATGCATATGGAGAAGGTGGCCCGAAGGGAGATCGGCACGTTAGCCACCGTCCAGCGGCTGCCCCCTGGCCAGAAAGTCATCGCCCCGGacagcctccctcccctcacgCCCTACTACCGGAGACCTCTCAACTTTGGCTGCCTGGATGACATTGGCCATGGGATCAAG gaTCTGAGCACGCAGCTGTCGCGGACGGGGACCCTCTCTCGAAAGAGCATCAAGGCGCCTGCGACGCCCGCCTCCGCCACCCTGGG GAGGCCACCGCGGATCCCGGAGCCGGTGCAGCTCCCGGTGGTGCCCGACGGCAAGCTCTCCACCGCCTCGTCTGCCTCTTCCCTGGCCTCTGCAGG CAGCGCCGAAGGTGTGGGTGGGGTGTCCGCGACCAAGGGGCaggcagcacccccacccccacctctcccgAACCCCGTGGCTCCACCTCCTCCACCGGCCACCACCGAAGTCTTCCTGCCGCCCCCTCCGCTGGAGGAAGTGTCCCTGCCCCTGCTGG CACCAGAGCTGCCCCTggacctgccccctcctccacccctggaCGTCCATGAGCTGGGACTGCCACATCTGCCCCCACCAGGCTTCGGGCCAGAGGAGCCTAGCTGGGTCCCTGCTGCATACCTGGAGAAAG TGGTGACGCTGTACCCATACACCCGCCAGAAGGACAACGAACTCTCCTTCCCTAAGGGCACCGTCATCTGCATCACACGCCGCTACTCCGATGGCTGGTGTGAGGGCGTCAGCTCGGAGGGGACTGGATTCTTCCCAGGGAACTACGTGGAGCCCAGCTGCTGA
- the ABI3 gene encoding ABI gene family member 3 isoform X5 produces MAELQQLRELEIPTGREALRGNHSALLRVADYCVDNYVQATDKRRALEETMAFTTQALASVAYQVGNLAGHTLRMLDLQAASLRQVEARVNTLGQMVSMHMEKVARREIGTLATVQRLPPGQKVIAPDSLPPLTPYYRRPLNFGCLDDIGHGIKDLSTQLSRTGTLSRKSIKAPATPASATLGRPPRIPEPVQLPVVPDGKLSTASSASSLASAGSAEGVGGVSATKGQAAPPPPPLPNPVAPPPPPATTEVFLPPPPLEEVSLPLLAPELPLDLPPPPPLDVHELGLPHLPPPGFGPEEPSWVPAAYLEKVVTLYPYTRQKDNELSFPKGTVICITRRYSDGWCEGVSSEGTGFFPGNYVEPSC; encoded by the exons ATGGCCGAGCTACAGCAACTGCGGGAACTTGAGATCCCCACGGGCCGGGAGGCCCTGCGGGGCAACCACAGCGCCCTGCTGCGTGTCGCCGATTACTGCGTGGACAACTACGTGCAG GCCACAGACAAGCGGAGGGCGCTGGAGGAGACCATGGCCTTCACCACCCAGGCTCTGGCCAGTGTGGCCTATCAAGTAGGCAACCTGGCCGGACACACTCTACGGATGCTGGACCTACAGGCGGCCTCCCTGCGGCAGGTCGAAGCCCGTGTGAACACGCTGGGCCAG ATGGTGAGTATGCATATGGAGAAGGTGGCCCGAAGGGAGATCGGCACGTTAGCCACCGTCCAGCGGCTGCCCCCTGGCCAGAAAGTCATCGCCCCGGacagcctccctcccctcacgCCCTACTACCGGAGACCTCTCAACTTTGGCTGCCTGGATGACATTGGCCATGGGATCAAG gaTCTGAGCACGCAGCTGTCGCGGACGGGGACCCTCTCTCGAAAGAGCATCAAGGCGCCTGCGACGCCCGCCTCCGCCACCCTGGG GAGGCCACCGCGGATCCCGGAGCCGGTGCAGCTCCCGGTGGTGCCCGACGGCAAGCTCTCCACCGCCTCGTCTGCCTCTTCCCTGGCCTCTGCAGG CAGCGCCGAAGGTGTGGGTGGGGTGTCCGCGACCAAGGGGCaggcagcacccccacccccacctctcccgAACCCCGTGGCTCCACCTCCTCCACCGGCCACCACCGAAGTCTTCCTGCCGCCCCCTCCGCTGGAGGAAGTGTCCCTGCCCCTGCTGG CACCAGAGCTGCCCCTggacctgccccctcctccacccctggaCGTCCATGAGCTGGGACTGCCACATCTGCCCCCACCAGGCTTCGGGCCAGAGGAGCCTAGCTGGGTCCCTGCTGCATACCTGGAGAAAG TGGTGACGCTGTACCCATACACCCGCCAGAAGGACAACGAACTCTCCTTCCCTAAGGGCACCGTCATCTGCATCACACGCCGCTACTCCGATGGCTGGTGTGAGGGCGTCAGCTCGGAGGGGACTGGATTCTTCCCAGGGAACTACGTGGAGCCCAGCTGCTGA
- the ABI3 gene encoding ABI gene family member 3 isoform X2: MAELQQLRELEIPTGREALRGNHSALLRVADYCVDNYVQVPPLSRSLRDAPGQATRLLPGSRSHPQAQSLVHMQMLSSFAGCLQATDKRRALEETMAFTTQALASVAYQVGNLAGHTLRMLDLQAASLRQVEARVNTLGQMVSMHMEKVARREIGTLATVQRLPPGQKVIAPDSLPPLTPYYRRPLNFGCLDDIGHGIKDLSTQLSRTGTLSRKSIKAPATPASATLGRPPRIPEPVQLPVVPDGKLSTASSASSLASAGAEGVGGVSATKGQAAPPPPPLPNPVAPPPPPATTEVFLPPPPLEEVSLPLLALRGCSHSDFTDAVGADRLSRLPQGHPAQWQSLTAAHCSVFVCLLSAYCILETRWGDRGGGRLEKDDLKWVDPGALLPNSEVFWGQWRGFPVHICRLSAFPSQHQSCPWTCPLLHPWTSMSWDCHICPHQASGQRSLAGSLLHTWRKW, translated from the exons ATGGCCGAGCTACAGCAACTGCGGGAACTTGAGATCCCCACGGGCCGGGAGGCCCTGCGGGGCAACCACAGCGCCCTGCTGCGTGTCGCCGATTACTGCGTGGACAACTACGTGCAG gttCCTCCTCTCTCCCGGAGCCTCAGAGACGCCCCGGGACAGGCCACTCGTCTCCTTCCTGGGTCCCGCTCGCACCCACAGGCCCAAAGCCTCGTCCACATGCAAATGCTGTCATCGTTCGCAGGCTGTCTCCAG GCCACAGACAAGCGGAGGGCGCTGGAGGAGACCATGGCCTTCACCACCCAGGCTCTGGCCAGTGTGGCCTATCAAGTAGGCAACCTGGCCGGACACACTCTACGGATGCTGGACCTACAGGCGGCCTCCCTGCGGCAGGTCGAAGCCCGTGTGAACACGCTGGGCCAG ATGGTGAGTATGCATATGGAGAAGGTGGCCCGAAGGGAGATCGGCACGTTAGCCACCGTCCAGCGGCTGCCCCCTGGCCAGAAAGTCATCGCCCCGGacagcctccctcccctcacgCCCTACTACCGGAGACCTCTCAACTTTGGCTGCCTGGATGACATTGGCCATGGGATCAAG gaTCTGAGCACGCAGCTGTCGCGGACGGGGACCCTCTCTCGAAAGAGCATCAAGGCGCCTGCGACGCCCGCCTCCGCCACCCTGGG GAGGCCACCGCGGATCCCGGAGCCGGTGCAGCTCCCGGTGGTGCCCGACGGCAAGCTCTCCACCGCCTCGTCTGCCTCTTCCCTGGCCTCTGCAGG CGCCGAAGGTGTGGGTGGGGTGTCCGCGACCAAGGGGCaggcagcacccccacccccacctctcccgAACCCCGTGGCTCCACCTCCTCCACCGGCCACCACCGAAGTCTTCCTGCCGCCCCCTCCGCTGGAGGAAGTGTCCCTGCCCCTGCTGG CCCTACGAGGGTGTTCACACTCTGACTTCACAGACGCAGTCGGGGCTGACAGGTTAAGTCGCTTGCCCCAGGGTCACCCAGCTCAGTGGCAGAGCCTGACGGCCGCACACTGCTCAGTATTTGTGTGTTTGCTGAGCGCCTACTGCATTCTAGAGACCAGGTGGGGGGACCGTGGTGGTGGAAGGCTGGAGAAAGATGACCTCAAATGGGTAGATCCTGGAGCCTTGCTTCCGAACAGTGAGGTTTTCTGGGGCCAGTGGAGGGGGTTCCCGGTGCATATTTGcaggctctctgctttccccTCCCAGCACCAGAGCTGCCCCTggacctgccccctcctccacccctggaCGTCCATGAGCTGGGACTGCCACATCTGCCCCCACCAGGCTTCGGGCCAGAGGAGCCTAGCTGGGTCCCTGCTGCATACCTGGAGAAAG TGGTGA
- the PHOSPHO1 gene encoding phosphoethanolamine/phosphocholine phosphatase isoform X2, with the protein MRVAETGAKDALLGSGGGGWSSEARRPAQFAERSWMCQRLWPWPANQPLPGRLAPRPLSLAPSSSSSSCSSPPCSQDGGMAAQGAPRFLLTFDFDETIVDENSDDSIVRAAPGQRLPESLRATYREGFYNEYMQRVFQYLGEQGVRPRDLRAIYEALPLSPGMSDLLQFVAKQGSCFEVILISDANTFGVESALRAAGYHGLFRRILSNPSGPDARGLLALRPFHTHSCARCPANMCKHKVLSDYLRERAHDGVHFERLFYVGDGANDFCPMGLLAGGDVAFPRRGYPMHRLIQEAQKAEPSAFRAGVVPWETATDVRLHLQQVLKTC; encoded by the exons ATGAGAGTAGCAGAGACAGGTGCCAAGGACGCCCTCCTGGGGTCCGGAGGAGGAGGATGGTCTTCTGAGGCCAGACGCCCCGCACAGTTTGCAGAGAG GTCTTGGATGTGCCAGCGCCTCTGGCCGTGGCCCGCTAACCAGCCTCTCCCCGGCCGGCTCGCGCCGCGCCCCCTCTCgcttgctccctcctcctcctcctcctcctgctcctctcccccctgCTCCCAGGACGGCGGGATGGCGGCGCAGGGCGCGCCGCGCTTCCTCCTGACCTTCGACTTCGACGAGACGATCGTGGACGAAAACAGCGACGACTCGATCGTGCGCGCCGCGCCGGGCCAGCGGCTGCCCGAGAGCCTGCGGGCCACCTACCGCGAGGGCTTCTACAACGAGTACATGCAGCGCGTCTTCCAGTACCTGGGCGAGCAGGGCGTGCGGCCGCGGGACCTGCGCGCCATCTACGAGGCCCTGCCCCTGTCGCCCGGCATGAGCGACCTGCTGCAGTTTGTGGCCAAGCAGGGCTCCTGCTTCGAGGTCATTCTCATCTCGGATGCCAACACCTTCGGCGTGGAGAGCGCGCTGCGCGCCGCCGGCTACCACGGCCTGTTCCGCCGCATCCTCAGCAACCCGTCGGGGCCCGACGCGCGGGGGCTGCTGGCGCTGCGGCCCTTCCACACGCACAGCTGCGCGCGCTGCCCCGCCAACATGTGCAAGCACAAGGTGCTCAGCGACTACCTGCGCGAGCGGGCCCACGACGGCGTGCACTTCGAGCGCCTCTTCTACGTGGGCGACGGCGCCAACGACTTCTGCCCCATGGGGCTGCTGGCGGGCGGCGACGTGGCCTTCCCGCGCCGCGGCTACCCCATGCACCGCCTGATCCAAGAGGCGCAGAAGGCCGAGCCCAGCGCCTTCCGCGCCGGCGTGGTGCCCTGGGAGACGGCCACCGACGTGCGCCTCCACCTCCAACAGGTGCTGAAGACGTGCTGA
- the PHOSPHO1 gene encoding phosphoethanolamine/phosphocholine phosphatase isoform X1 translates to MSGCFPVAGLRCLSRVCRSLAREAPTSPGPTASLGAHFLRTLAETPPADVFLPGNWSWMCQRLWPWPANQPLPGRLAPRPLSLAPSSSSSSCSSPPCSQDGGMAAQGAPRFLLTFDFDETIVDENSDDSIVRAAPGQRLPESLRATYREGFYNEYMQRVFQYLGEQGVRPRDLRAIYEALPLSPGMSDLLQFVAKQGSCFEVILISDANTFGVESALRAAGYHGLFRRILSNPSGPDARGLLALRPFHTHSCARCPANMCKHKVLSDYLRERAHDGVHFERLFYVGDGANDFCPMGLLAGGDVAFPRRGYPMHRLIQEAQKAEPSAFRAGVVPWETATDVRLHLQQVLKTC, encoded by the exons ATGAGTGGGTGTTTTCCAGTTGCTGGCCTCCGATGCCTGTCTAGG GTATGTCGCAGCCTGGCTCGGGAAGCTCCTACCTCCCCAGGCCCCACTGCTTCTCTTGGTGCCCACTTCCTTCGGACTCTGGCAGAAACCCCACCCGCTGACGTGTTCCTCCCAGGGAACTG GTCTTGGATGTGCCAGCGCCTCTGGCCGTGGCCCGCTAACCAGCCTCTCCCCGGCCGGCTCGCGCCGCGCCCCCTCTCgcttgctccctcctcctcctcctcctcctgctcctctcccccctgCTCCCAGGACGGCGGGATGGCGGCGCAGGGCGCGCCGCGCTTCCTCCTGACCTTCGACTTCGACGAGACGATCGTGGACGAAAACAGCGACGACTCGATCGTGCGCGCCGCGCCGGGCCAGCGGCTGCCCGAGAGCCTGCGGGCCACCTACCGCGAGGGCTTCTACAACGAGTACATGCAGCGCGTCTTCCAGTACCTGGGCGAGCAGGGCGTGCGGCCGCGGGACCTGCGCGCCATCTACGAGGCCCTGCCCCTGTCGCCCGGCATGAGCGACCTGCTGCAGTTTGTGGCCAAGCAGGGCTCCTGCTTCGAGGTCATTCTCATCTCGGATGCCAACACCTTCGGCGTGGAGAGCGCGCTGCGCGCCGCCGGCTACCACGGCCTGTTCCGCCGCATCCTCAGCAACCCGTCGGGGCCCGACGCGCGGGGGCTGCTGGCGCTGCGGCCCTTCCACACGCACAGCTGCGCGCGCTGCCCCGCCAACATGTGCAAGCACAAGGTGCTCAGCGACTACCTGCGCGAGCGGGCCCACGACGGCGTGCACTTCGAGCGCCTCTTCTACGTGGGCGACGGCGCCAACGACTTCTGCCCCATGGGGCTGCTGGCGGGCGGCGACGTGGCCTTCCCGCGCCGCGGCTACCCCATGCACCGCCTGATCCAAGAGGCGCAGAAGGCCGAGCCCAGCGCCTTCCGCGCCGGCGTGGTGCCCTGGGAGACGGCCACCGACGTGCGCCTCCACCTCCAACAGGTGCTGAAGACGTGCTGA
- the PHOSPHO1 gene encoding phosphoethanolamine/phosphocholine phosphatase isoform X4, with the protein MSGCFPVAGLRCLSRDGGMAAQGAPRFLLTFDFDETIVDENSDDSIVRAAPGQRLPESLRATYREGFYNEYMQRVFQYLGEQGVRPRDLRAIYEALPLSPGMSDLLQFVAKQGSCFEVILISDANTFGVESALRAAGYHGLFRRILSNPSGPDARGLLALRPFHTHSCARCPANMCKHKVLSDYLRERAHDGVHFERLFYVGDGANDFCPMGLLAGGDVAFPRRGYPMHRLIQEAQKAEPSAFRAGVVPWETATDVRLHLQQVLKTC; encoded by the exons ATGAGTGGGTGTTTTCCAGTTGCTGGCCTCCGATGCCTGTCTAGG GACGGCGGGATGGCGGCGCAGGGCGCGCCGCGCTTCCTCCTGACCTTCGACTTCGACGAGACGATCGTGGACGAAAACAGCGACGACTCGATCGTGCGCGCCGCGCCGGGCCAGCGGCTGCCCGAGAGCCTGCGGGCCACCTACCGCGAGGGCTTCTACAACGAGTACATGCAGCGCGTCTTCCAGTACCTGGGCGAGCAGGGCGTGCGGCCGCGGGACCTGCGCGCCATCTACGAGGCCCTGCCCCTGTCGCCCGGCATGAGCGACCTGCTGCAGTTTGTGGCCAAGCAGGGCTCCTGCTTCGAGGTCATTCTCATCTCGGATGCCAACACCTTCGGCGTGGAGAGCGCGCTGCGCGCCGCCGGCTACCACGGCCTGTTCCGCCGCATCCTCAGCAACCCGTCGGGGCCCGACGCGCGGGGGCTGCTGGCGCTGCGGCCCTTCCACACGCACAGCTGCGCGCGCTGCCCCGCCAACATGTGCAAGCACAAGGTGCTCAGCGACTACCTGCGCGAGCGGGCCCACGACGGCGTGCACTTCGAGCGCCTCTTCTACGTGGGCGACGGCGCCAACGACTTCTGCCCCATGGGGCTGCTGGCGGGCGGCGACGTGGCCTTCCCGCGCCGCGGCTACCCCATGCACCGCCTGATCCAAGAGGCGCAGAAGGCCGAGCCCAGCGCCTTCCGCGCCGGCGTGGTGCCCTGGGAGACGGCCACCGACGTGCGCCTCCACCTCCAACAGGTGCTGAAGACGTGCTGA
- the PHOSPHO1 gene encoding phosphoethanolamine/phosphocholine phosphatase isoform X3, producing MCQRLWPWPANQPLPGRLAPRPLSLAPSSSSSSCSSPPCSQDGGMAAQGAPRFLLTFDFDETIVDENSDDSIVRAAPGQRLPESLRATYREGFYNEYMQRVFQYLGEQGVRPRDLRAIYEALPLSPGMSDLLQFVAKQGSCFEVILISDANTFGVESALRAAGYHGLFRRILSNPSGPDARGLLALRPFHTHSCARCPANMCKHKVLSDYLRERAHDGVHFERLFYVGDGANDFCPMGLLAGGDVAFPRRGYPMHRLIQEAQKAEPSAFRAGVVPWETATDVRLHLQQVLKTC from the coding sequence ATGTGCCAGCGCCTCTGGCCGTGGCCCGCTAACCAGCCTCTCCCCGGCCGGCTCGCGCCGCGCCCCCTCTCgcttgctccctcctcctcctcctcctcctgctcctctcccccctgCTCCCAGGACGGCGGGATGGCGGCGCAGGGCGCGCCGCGCTTCCTCCTGACCTTCGACTTCGACGAGACGATCGTGGACGAAAACAGCGACGACTCGATCGTGCGCGCCGCGCCGGGCCAGCGGCTGCCCGAGAGCCTGCGGGCCACCTACCGCGAGGGCTTCTACAACGAGTACATGCAGCGCGTCTTCCAGTACCTGGGCGAGCAGGGCGTGCGGCCGCGGGACCTGCGCGCCATCTACGAGGCCCTGCCCCTGTCGCCCGGCATGAGCGACCTGCTGCAGTTTGTGGCCAAGCAGGGCTCCTGCTTCGAGGTCATTCTCATCTCGGATGCCAACACCTTCGGCGTGGAGAGCGCGCTGCGCGCCGCCGGCTACCACGGCCTGTTCCGCCGCATCCTCAGCAACCCGTCGGGGCCCGACGCGCGGGGGCTGCTGGCGCTGCGGCCCTTCCACACGCACAGCTGCGCGCGCTGCCCCGCCAACATGTGCAAGCACAAGGTGCTCAGCGACTACCTGCGCGAGCGGGCCCACGACGGCGTGCACTTCGAGCGCCTCTTCTACGTGGGCGACGGCGCCAACGACTTCTGCCCCATGGGGCTGCTGGCGGGCGGCGACGTGGCCTTCCCGCGCCGCGGCTACCCCATGCACCGCCTGATCCAAGAGGCGCAGAAGGCCGAGCCCAGCGCCTTCCGCGCCGGCGTGGTGCCCTGGGAGACGGCCACCGACGTGCGCCTCCACCTCCAACAGGTGCTGAAGACGTGCTGA